In Leptolyngbya sp. SIO1E4, one DNA window encodes the following:
- the dnaK gene encoding molecular chaperone DnaK — protein MGKVVGIDLGTTNSVVAVMEGGKPTVIANAEGFRTTPSVVSYAKNGDRLVGQIAKRGAVMNPENTFYSVKRFIGRRFDEVGNESTEVAYKVLNVGNNVKLDCPQAGKQFAPEEISAQVLRKLADDASKYLGEPVTQAVITAPAYFNDSQRQATKDAGKIAGLEVLRIINEPTAASLAYGLDKKSNETILVFDLGGGTFDVSILEVGDGVFEVLATSGDTHLGGDDFDKKIVDYLAEEFQRNEGIDLRKDKQALQRLTEAAEKAKIELSSATQTEINLPFITATQDGPKHLETVLTRVKFEELVADLIDRCRIPVEQALKDAKLSKESIDEVVLVGGSTRTPAVQEVVKKILGKAPNQSVNPDEVVAIGAAIQGGVLAGEVKDILLLDVTPLSLGVETLGGVMTKLIPRNTTVPTKKSETFSTAVDGQTNVEIHVLQGEREMSNDNKSLGTFRLDGIPPAPRGVPQIEVIFDIDANGILSVTAKDKGTGKEQSISITGASTLDDNEVERMVKDAEANASADKERREKIDLKNQADSLAYQAEKQIGELGDKVPDDEKAKVEEQIKALKEAVAAEDYDKMQSLTTELQQALYSISANLYQQAGGAEGAAAGGPDDGAAGDSTGGGEDVIDAEFTEPESK, from the coding sequence ATGGGAAAGGTCGTCGGCATAGACTTAGGAACGACTAACTCTGTGGTTGCCGTTATGGAAGGCGGCAAGCCTACGGTTATCGCAAATGCAGAAGGGTTTCGGACAACACCCTCGGTTGTCTCCTACGCCAAGAATGGCGATCGCTTAGTGGGTCAAATTGCTAAGCGGGGTGCTGTCATGAACCCTGAAAATACTTTTTATTCGGTCAAGCGTTTCATTGGTCGTCGCTTCGATGAAGTGGGTAACGAATCTACTGAAGTTGCTTACAAAGTATTGAACGTGGGCAACAATGTGAAGCTGGATTGCCCACAAGCCGGCAAACAGTTTGCGCCTGAAGAGATTTCTGCCCAAGTATTGCGGAAGCTGGCCGATGATGCCAGCAAGTATTTGGGAGAACCGGTAACCCAAGCCGTAATTACCGCACCCGCATACTTCAATGATTCTCAGCGTCAAGCCACCAAGGACGCGGGCAAAATTGCCGGACTAGAAGTGTTGCGCATCATCAACGAGCCTACCGCCGCTTCTCTAGCCTACGGACTGGACAAAAAGAGCAACGAGACAATTCTGGTTTTTGACCTAGGGGGCGGAACCTTCGACGTTTCCATTCTGGAAGTGGGCGATGGGGTCTTTGAGGTCTTGGCCACTTCTGGAGACACTCACCTGGGTGGTGATGACTTCGACAAAAAAATTGTGGACTACCTGGCGGAGGAGTTCCAGAGAAACGAAGGCATCGATCTGCGCAAAGACAAGCAGGCCCTACAGCGTCTGACTGAGGCTGCTGAAAAAGCAAAGATTGAGCTCTCCAGCGCCACTCAGACTGAGATCAACCTGCCCTTTATTACGGCTACTCAAGACGGGCCCAAGCACCTGGAAACTGTGCTCACTCGAGTCAAGTTTGAGGAGCTAGTGGCGGATCTGATTGATCGCTGCCGCATTCCGGTCGAGCAAGCGCTCAAAGATGCCAAGCTCAGCAAGGAAAGCATTGATGAAGTTGTGCTGGTCGGGGGCTCAACCCGGACTCCCGCCGTCCAAGAAGTTGTGAAGAAGATTCTGGGTAAAGCACCTAACCAGAGCGTGAACCCGGATGAAGTGGTGGCCATTGGCGCTGCCATTCAGGGCGGTGTCTTAGCCGGGGAAGTTAAGGACATCCTGCTGCTTGACGTGACGCCGTTGTCTCTCGGGGTAGAAACCCTCGGGGGCGTTATGACCAAGCTGATTCCTCGCAACACCACCGTGCCGACCAAAAAGTCGGAGACCTTCTCTACCGCTGTGGATGGCCAAACCAATGTGGAGATCCATGTGCTCCAGGGTGAGCGGGAAATGTCCAACGACAACAAGAGTTTGGGGACTTTCCGGTTAGACGGCATCCCGCCAGCTCCTCGGGGGGTTCCTCAGATTGAGGTGATCTTCGACATTGACGCCAACGGCATCCTCAGCGTGACCGCTAAGGATAAGGGGACAGGGAAAGAGCAGTCTATTAGCATTACGGGCGCTTCTACCCTGGATGACAACGAAGTCGAGCGTATGGTGAAGGATGCAGAAGCTAATGCATCTGCAGACAAAGAGCGGCGTGAAAAGATCGATCTCAAAAACCAGGCAGACTCGCTGGCTTACCAGGCTGAGAAGCAAATTGGAGAGCTCGGCGATAAAGTGCCCGATGATGAGAAGGCCAAGGTTGAGGAGCAAATCAAGGCGCTGAAAGAAGCGGTCGCCGCTGAGGACTACGACAAGATGCAGTCCTTAACCACTGAGCTGCAACAGGCACTTTACAGCATCAGCGCGAATCTCTATCAGCAAGCTGGTGGGGCAGAAGGCGCGGCTGCAGGCGGGCCTGATGACGGTGCAGCAGGCGACAGCACCGGTGGCGGTGAGGATGTTATTGATGCTGAGTTTACTGAGCCTGAATCCAAGTAG
- a CDS encoding FAD-dependent oxidoreductase, protein MTTETTADVIVIGSGLGGLVAGALLARYGRKVVVCESHTLPGGAAHGFERQGFKFDSGPSFFSGLGDPASRNPLKQVLDVLEEPIEAIAYDPLGYYHLPEGTLPIYRQLAAYQAEVARFTPQGAAELGKFGQRLFALYAPLSQIPSLGLRPDLQVMPFLLRYPGALLKLLPQLKAVQQSAGVLLDQTVQDPWVRQLIDLECFLLSGLKAHETIAPEVAFVFGERETAPVDYPVGGSEALVNALVRGLKKWGGELHLGTHVDRILVQQGRAVGVKLRRGETLHAPVVISNATLWDTYGKLLAPTDLPKAFRQQALSTPAVHSFMHLHLGIDATGLDDLTVHHVVVHDRDHDLTTPGNTCMISIPSVLDPSLAPPGKQGIHAYTLEPWDGWQRDHTYPHRKRARAKRLYQALAKVIPDIRDRVELELIGTPLTHQRFLRRYQGTYGPAIATGTGRFPDCKTPVEGLLRVGDSTLPGIGVPAAAASGILCANSLVPPALTSRLLSASVSVRASSRKRAASF, encoded by the coding sequence ATGACAACAGAAACCACCGCAGATGTCATTGTGATTGGCAGTGGCTTAGGGGGGCTAGTCGCTGGGGCCTTGCTGGCTCGATATGGACGAAAAGTTGTGGTGTGCGAAAGCCATACACTACCAGGGGGGGCAGCTCACGGGTTTGAACGGCAAGGATTCAAGTTTGATTCTGGGCCGTCTTTTTTCTCAGGCTTAGGGGATCCAGCGTCGCGGAACCCGCTCAAACAGGTGTTGGATGTTTTGGAAGAGCCGATTGAGGCGATCGCCTACGATCCGCTGGGGTACTACCACTTACCGGAAGGCACCTTGCCCATTTATCGCCAGCTTGCTGCTTATCAAGCCGAAGTCGCCCGCTTTACACCTCAAGGGGCTGCCGAACTGGGCAAATTTGGGCAGCGGTTGTTTGCCCTGTATGCCCCCCTGAGCCAGATTCCTAGTCTGGGGTTACGTCCTGATCTGCAAGTCATGCCCTTTTTGTTGCGCTATCCAGGGGCATTGCTAAAGCTATTGCCCCAATTGAAAGCTGTACAGCAATCGGCAGGTGTTCTGCTAGACCAAACCGTCCAAGATCCCTGGGTGCGGCAGCTCATTGATTTGGAATGCTTTTTACTCTCTGGGCTCAAGGCCCATGAGACGATCGCTCCAGAAGTTGCCTTTGTCTTTGGGGAACGAGAAACAGCCCCGGTGGATTATCCCGTGGGGGGCAGTGAAGCCCTGGTCAACGCCCTGGTGCGGGGCCTGAAAAAGTGGGGAGGTGAACTGCATTTAGGCACCCATGTTGACCGTATTTTGGTGCAGCAAGGGCGGGCTGTGGGAGTAAAACTCCGACGGGGGGAAACCCTTCATGCGCCTGTGGTAATTTCCAACGCCACCCTATGGGACACCTATGGCAAGTTGCTCGCGCCGACAGATTTGCCCAAGGCGTTTCGGCAGCAAGCGCTATCGACGCCTGCCGTTCACAGCTTTATGCATCTGCACTTGGGGATTGACGCGACCGGACTAGACGATCTGACCGTGCACCATGTTGTGGTGCACGATCGCGACCATGATCTGACGACACCGGGCAATACTTGCATGATTTCCATCCCCTCGGTGCTAGATCCCTCTTTAGCACCTCCAGGGAAACAGGGTATCCATGCCTATACGCTGGAGCCCTGGGACGGGTGGCAGCGCGATCACACCTACCCTCACCGCAAACGAGCCCGAGCAAAAAGGCTGTATCAGGCATTGGCAAAGGTGATTCCAGACATCCGCGATCGCGTAGAGCTAGAACTCATTGGCACGCCGCTCACCCATCAACGCTTTCTCAGGCGCTACCAAGGCACCTATGGCCCTGCGATCGCCACTGGAACGGGACGGTTTCCAGACTGCAAAACCCCTGTTGAGGGCTTGTTACGGGTTGGAGACAGTACCTTACCTGGGATTGGTGTACCTGCAGCGGCAGCCTCAGGTATCCTTTGCGCTAATTCGTTGGTTCCGCCAGCGCTGACTTCACGGCTGCTCTCAGCGTCAGTCTCTGTTCGGGCCTCTTCCCGAAAGCGAGCTGCGAGCTTTTGA
- a CDS encoding DsrE family protein, which yields MTHYLILESRDPYDSADWANMQEILMDLKRNGHDVTLFLLQNGVLPARKGTYFEKHFADLKALGVGIFADFFALQERGIHDVPMGVEKSNLDRLIELCLTPGTKTLWH from the coding sequence ATGACCCACTATCTCATCCTAGAGTCTAGAGATCCCTATGATTCTGCTGATTGGGCAAACATGCAAGAGATCCTGATGGATCTTAAAAGGAATGGCCATGATGTCACCCTGTTTCTGTTGCAAAATGGAGTGCTTCCTGCTCGCAAAGGAACTTACTTTGAAAAGCATTTCGCCGATCTGAAAGCATTAGGAGTCGGTATTTTTGCCGATTTCTTTGCCCTACAGGAGCGAGGGATTCACGATGTTCCCATGGGCGTGGAGAAGAGCAATCTCGATCGCTTAATTGAGCTTTGTTTAACCCCTGGAACCAAAACACTCTGGCATTAG
- a CDS encoding GAF domain-containing protein, which yields MLNDAKLVWDLQRANQIAQSFSASLNSEEIAHFATEGLVKYFDCAFARIWLVEPGDKTLKLVASSGLYTHTDGSFSRIPMGEFKIGRIAQNRVSLLSNNLADESWVRYPEWAIANKISSFAGYPLANSDKVIGVLAVFGHHSMGSEFLEVLLSLCTTLTVALEMAARHQKEKHTLQPIPSKITLAERSLSDRLAHILDQTKLTVFGTERSLDFSQTQVFLKVAETLNPLGCTYCRLTYEADSVTLEAITATASINPQETSDWEQSVLGNLPAIAACFGGVLKINIEASIKALQVSLTFSSPVSFPGGLLRVHCSQPLLQAGLTQLAYSAGLRVQASDDQQIPLVTDQKALVATSDHVIWLNHTSTTIPHEAKAQVTLSTTPNQLREAVETIMQGGTWGLAQETQVHQKLSGREQEVMALLVQGFRDREVADQLYISDSTVKFHINNILAKLDAKTRLQALYTLMSTRGLEL from the coding sequence ATGCTAAATGATGCAAAATTAGTCTGGGATCTGCAGCGGGCGAACCAAATTGCTCAAAGCTTTTCTGCCTCCTTAAATTCAGAAGAAATTGCTCACTTTGCCACAGAAGGGTTAGTGAAGTATTTTGACTGTGCCTTTGCACGAATTTGGCTGGTTGAGCCAGGAGACAAAACACTGAAACTAGTGGCTTCTTCTGGATTATATACGCACACAGATGGTTCTTTTAGTCGCATCCCAATGGGAGAATTTAAAATTGGCCGTATTGCTCAAAATCGGGTCTCTCTATTGAGTAATAATCTGGCTGATGAATCTTGGGTGAGATATCCTGAATGGGCGATCGCGAACAAAATTAGCAGTTTTGCCGGGTATCCTTTAGCGAATTCTGACAAGGTAATTGGGGTCTTGGCTGTATTTGGCCATCATTCCATGGGGTCAGAGTTTTTAGAGGTATTGCTCAGCCTCTGCACCACCTTGACGGTCGCTTTAGAGATGGCCGCACGGCACCAAAAAGAAAAACATACCTTACAGCCAATCCCCTCTAAAATCACCCTAGCTGAGCGTTCTTTATCTGATCGTCTGGCTCACATTCTAGATCAGACTAAATTAACCGTATTCGGCACAGAAAGAAGCCTTGACTTCTCTCAGACTCAAGTTTTTCTAAAAGTTGCTGAAACCCTTAACCCCCTGGGGTGTACTTATTGCCGCTTAACCTATGAAGCTGATTCAGTGACTTTAGAAGCAATCACCGCTACGGCATCCATTAATCCTCAGGAAACCTCAGACTGGGAGCAATCAGTCCTGGGTAATTTGCCCGCGATCGCAGCCTGCTTTGGAGGTGTTCTCAAAATCAATATCGAAGCCAGTATTAAGGCCCTTCAGGTGTCTTTAACATTTTCCTCTCCAGTCAGTTTCCCAGGGGGATTGCTGAGGGTTCATTGTAGCCAACCGCTGCTGCAGGCTGGGCTGACTCAGCTGGCATATTCTGCCGGGTTAAGGGTGCAGGCAAGTGACGATCAGCAAATTCCTCTCGTGACAGATCAAAAGGCGCTGGTGGCCACCAGCGATCACGTTATTTGGCTTAACCACACCTCAACTACGATTCCCCATGAAGCAAAAGCCCAGGTCACCCTTTCTACGACACCCAACCAATTACGAGAAGCCGTTGAAACGATTATGCAAGGAGGAACATGGGGTCTCGCTCAGGAGACTCAAGTACACCAGAAACTCTCAGGTCGAGAACAGGAAGTGATGGCGCTGCTCGTGCAAGGATTCCGTGATCGTGAAGTGGCTGACCAGCTCTACATTAGTGATAGCACCGTTAAATTTCACATCAACAATATCTTGGCCAAACTCGATGCAAAAACCCGACTGCAGGCACTTTACACGCTCATGAGCACGCGTGGACTTGAGCTTTAA
- a CDS encoding DsrE family protein, whose amino-acid sequence MKALNIVETAYRATLEEQDDTILWLSQSFQTAGVDVSVLLRGNAVNYLIKDQKPFSLCFGIWKQTQPPELDRDLQAMIAKGISIYAVVEEIQARALPQDRLIEGVSFISQDQVAQLFEQFEYVWHW is encoded by the coding sequence ATGAAAGCATTAAATATTGTTGAAACCGCCTATCGAGCAACCCTAGAAGAGCAGGATGATACCATTCTTTGGCTCAGTCAGAGTTTTCAGACTGCAGGCGTTGATGTCTCAGTCTTATTGAGAGGAAATGCTGTCAACTATCTGATCAAAGACCAAAAACCATTCAGCCTATGTTTTGGCATCTGGAAACAAACACAGCCACCTGAATTAGATCGAGATTTGCAAGCTATGATTGCTAAAGGCATCTCAATTTATGCCGTTGTTGAAGAGATCCAAGCACGAGCGTTACCTCAAGATCGACTCATTGAAGGCGTTTCGTTTATTAGCCAAGACCAAGTTGCTCAACTTTTCGAACAGTTTGAATATGTGTGGCACTGGTAA
- the sir gene encoding sulfite reductase, ferredoxin dependent, giving the protein METAPKTSKRKPSKIESIKANSNFLREPLATELLQDTIHFSEAALQILKFHGSYQQDNRDNRVRGQGKDYQMMLRTRTPGGFVPPQFYLALDRLSEIYGNQTLRVTSRQAFQMHGILKQNLKPVIADIIRSMGSTLGACGDLNRNVMAPPAPFKHRSDYDYAWEYAHKVANLFTPQTGAYYEIWLDGDKVISAEAAPEQKAARQQDLNAEIFTEAIEPLYGPNYLPRKFKCCVTVPGDNSVDVYTHDISLVVITRKDGVLEGFNVLTGGGMGRTHNKEETFARLSNHLGYVKKEDIYPLLKAIGALQRDYGDRSNRLHARMKYLIHDWGIDKFKAQVESYFGKPLQPFRELPPWRYQDFLGWHDQGDGQQFFGLLVENGRVQDKGPVKLKTALREIVERFNLPLRLTPNHNIILYEIERSQRQAIEKILETHGVASNPEQLNQLTRHGMACPALPTCGLAITESERVFPSVLERITRLLEKLNLADEPLIIRMTGCPNGCVRPYLAELGFVGSGPGTYQVWLGGTPEGTTLAQPHVEKLKIEDLEIFLEPLFLYFKANRELNERFGVFCHRVGFDQLQEVFNPSHNV; this is encoded by the coding sequence ATGGAGACCGCTCCCAAGACCTCCAAAAGAAAGCCTTCCAAAATAGAAAGCATCAAAGCCAATAGCAATTTTTTACGAGAGCCCTTAGCAACGGAACTGCTGCAGGATACAATCCACTTCAGTGAAGCAGCGCTGCAGATTCTTAAATTTCACGGTTCTTATCAGCAAGATAACCGAGATAACCGCGTCAGAGGGCAAGGGAAAGACTATCAAATGATGTTGCGGACACGGACGCCAGGAGGCTTTGTTCCGCCACAGTTTTATCTGGCGCTCGATCGCTTATCAGAGATATACGGCAATCAAACGCTGAGAGTCACTAGCCGTCAAGCCTTTCAAATGCACGGCATTCTTAAGCAAAATTTGAAACCGGTGATTGCAGATATTATCCGCAGCATGGGGTCTACCTTGGGGGCCTGTGGCGACCTAAATCGTAATGTTATGGCACCTCCGGCTCCCTTTAAGCATCGTTCAGACTATGATTATGCCTGGGAATATGCCCATAAAGTGGCTAACCTGTTTACACCGCAAACGGGCGCTTACTATGAAATTTGGTTGGATGGTGACAAGGTCATTAGTGCTGAAGCAGCCCCTGAACAAAAAGCTGCACGACAGCAAGACCTCAATGCTGAGATATTTACGGAAGCTATAGAACCCCTATACGGGCCTAACTATCTCCCTAGAAAGTTTAAATGTTGCGTGACGGTTCCAGGCGATAACTCCGTTGATGTTTACACCCACGATATTAGCCTGGTCGTCATTACCCGAAAAGATGGTGTGCTAGAGGGGTTTAATGTGCTGACAGGTGGAGGCATGGGGCGCACCCACAATAAAGAAGAGACTTTTGCCCGTCTCTCTAATCACTTAGGCTACGTCAAAAAAGAGGACATTTACCCGTTACTAAAAGCCATTGGTGCACTTCAAAGAGATTATGGCGATCGCTCTAACCGCCTCCATGCTCGAATGAAGTATCTAATTCATGATTGGGGAATTGACAAATTTAAGGCTCAAGTTGAATCCTATTTTGGCAAGCCCCTGCAGCCTTTTCGAGAACTTCCACCCTGGCGATATCAGGACTTTTTAGGCTGGCACGATCAAGGAGATGGCCAACAATTTTTTGGCCTCTTGGTTGAAAATGGGCGGGTTCAAGATAAGGGCCCCGTAAAACTCAAAACAGCTTTACGGGAAATTGTAGAGCGGTTTAATTTACCCCTGCGCTTAACCCCCAATCACAATATTATTCTGTATGAAATTGAGCGATCGCAGCGACAGGCCATTGAAAAGATTTTAGAGACCCATGGTGTTGCAAGTAATCCTGAGCAACTGAACCAGTTAACTCGCCATGGCATGGCCTGCCCTGCCTTACCAACCTGTGGATTAGCCATTACCGAATCAGAACGAGTATTTCCCAGCGTTTTAGAGCGTATTACCCGCTTGCTAGAGAAGCTCAATCTGGCTGACGAACCGTTGATCATACGAATGACCGGCTGCCCCAATGGGTGCGTTCGCCCCTATCTAGCCGAATTAGGCTTTGTGGGGAGTGGGCCGGGGACTTATCAAGTTTGGCTGGGGGGCACGCCTGAAGGCACGACACTGGCGCAGCCCCATGTGGAAAAGCTCAAGATTGAAGACTTGGAAATCTTTTTAGAACCTCTATTTCTTTATTTCAAAGCTAATCGTGAACTAAATGAACGGTTTGGGGTCTTTTGTCATCGAGTTGGATTTGACCAGCTGCAGGAAGTTTTTAACCCGTCCCATAACGTTTAG
- a CDS encoding DsrE family protein encodes MSSKTPAKTLSIAIMDAPYESANSTTALRIIHSALNQGHHVHVFAYEGAVNLTMKEQAPHANSIKGTTVEEENHPTTKDWVAALFQLAQEKGLTLNWVNCGLCVDERGAGNWIEGVRRGGPADFIKSVHESDGTLVIPTR; translated from the coding sequence ATGTCATCTAAAACACCGGCTAAAACACTGAGCATTGCCATCATGGATGCTCCCTATGAGTCTGCAAATTCTACTACAGCACTCAGAATCATTCATAGTGCTTTAAATCAAGGACATCACGTTCATGTCTTTGCCTATGAAGGCGCCGTTAATCTCACCATGAAAGAGCAAGCCCCCCATGCTAATTCGATCAAAGGGACAACGGTAGAAGAAGAGAATCATCCGACGACGAAAGATTGGGTGGCTGCCCTATTTCAGCTGGCTCAAGAAAAGGGGCTTACGTTGAACTGGGTTAACTGTGGTTTGTGCGTTGATGAAAGGGGAGCAGGAAATTGGATCGAGGGCGTGCGTCGAGGCGGGCCTGCGGACTTCATCAAATCAGTTCATGAAAGTGATGGCACTTTAGTCATTCCAACTCGCTGA
- a CDS encoding GNAT family N-acetyltransferase, with protein MNHEGSRAAGCQLRLAEKGDLLCLQAIEHAADRLFPPGRLPDPDDVMPLAELAKAQDDGLLWVAVLEGAIAGFAVSRVSGDLLHLAEMAVHPDYGRCGIGTQLLTAVIQQAVDRNLSGVTLTTFRDIPWNAPFYEKRGFRILSSSELTPMLCDILTQEKRLGMENRVAMGWDRR; from the coding sequence ATGAATCATGAAGGTAGCAGGGCTGCAGGATGTCAGCTCCGACTCGCTGAAAAAGGTGATCTCCTCTGCCTGCAGGCGATTGAGCACGCAGCAGATAGGCTGTTTCCGCCGGGGCGTCTTCCGGATCCCGATGACGTGATGCCCCTAGCAGAACTGGCAAAAGCACAAGACGACGGACTTTTATGGGTCGCAGTGTTAGAGGGGGCGATCGCTGGATTTGCGGTATCACGAGTCTCTGGAGACTTACTCCATCTTGCTGAAATGGCTGTCCACCCTGACTATGGAAGATGCGGTATTGGAACCCAGTTACTCACAGCCGTGATTCAACAAGCTGTGGATCGCAATCTATCGGGCGTCACGCTGACCACGTTCCGAGACATTCCCTGGAATGCACCTTTTTACGAAAAGAGAGGCTTCCGAATTCTCTCCAGTTCTGAGCTAACTCCGATGCTATGCGACATCCTCACGCAGGAAAAAAGACTTGGGATGGAGAACCGGGTGGCGATGGGCTGGGATCGGAGATAG
- a CDS encoding inositol monophosphatase family protein, which translates to MIELLVQTVADVAQYQRHAFTDANIVFKTKANKFDLVSEVDQRSQQMLLAAVERYFPASGIVAEESGQDKLSQDGTWFLVDPLDGTANFKAGIPLWAISIGLVRDGIIDSGIIALPATGEIFCSKDGAPLRHPIEKLSAAQCYGIDSSFEDFPLQGFMFRRRQLGAAVPTLLWCCDSRDRQRPRLDFALMGKGSLWDVCGAIAFLKQKGGALIDTTGQDFTECSDVFRALGGFKNLRSYNFRYVASASKPVAQEVYQRYLQT; encoded by the coding sequence ATGATTGAACTTTTGGTGCAAACCGTGGCAGACGTGGCTCAATATCAAAGACACGCGTTCACGGATGCCAATATCGTATTCAAGACAAAAGCGAATAAGTTTGATCTCGTCTCTGAGGTAGATCAGCGATCGCAGCAAATGCTCTTGGCTGCGGTTGAGCGGTATTTCCCGGCCTCGGGCATTGTGGCGGAGGAAAGCGGTCAAGACAAACTTTCCCAAGATGGCACCTGGTTTTTGGTAGACCCCCTAGATGGAACCGCTAACTTTAAGGCAGGAATTCCCCTCTGGGCCATTTCCATTGGCTTGGTGAGGGATGGCATCATAGACAGCGGTATCATCGCGTTACCCGCCACGGGCGAAATCTTTTGCAGTAAAGACGGGGCACCCTTGCGACACCCCATAGAAAAATTATCGGCAGCTCAGTGCTACGGCATTGATAGCAGCTTTGAAGATTTTCCGCTTCAGGGCTTCATGTTCAGGCGTCGTCAGTTGGGGGCGGCTGTGCCCACGCTGCTGTGGTGTTGTGATTCTCGCGATCGCCAACGCCCCCGACTTGATTTTGCCTTGATGGGTAAAGGGTCGCTCTGGGATGTCTGCGGCGCGATCGCGTTCCTCAAACAAAAGGGGGGTGCCCTCATTGATACAACCGGCCAGGATTTTACGGAATGCTCAGACGTGTTTCGCGCGCTCGGAGGCTTCAAAAACCTCCGCAGCTATAACTTTCGATATGTTGCTAGTGCCAGTAAACCAGTTGCTCAAGAGGTTTATCAGCGGTATCTACAAACTTAG
- a CDS encoding nuclear transport factor 2 family protein, which produces MTEEHPNVTLLKALDPTNLAKFAELLAEGFVWHFFNPNLPDVQGDYMGLSGLQAFFEKLGVLTGGTFQVESIAIIPFGDELVVTHVKDSMMWDGQPHETDAVVVWRIVNGRIAEAWDIPSVHTKHLQTAT; this is translated from the coding sequence ATGACTGAAGAGCACCCAAACGTCACTCTATTAAAGGCATTAGACCCCACTAATCTGGCAAAATTTGCTGAACTTTTAGCAGAGGGTTTTGTCTGGCATTTCTTCAATCCCAATCTGCCAGATGTCCAGGGAGACTATATGGGCTTGAGCGGCCTTCAGGCCTTCTTCGAGAAACTGGGTGTGCTTACAGGGGGTACCTTTCAGGTTGAATCGATCGCTATCATTCCCTTTGGAGATGAACTGGTTGTCACCCATGTTAAAGACAGCATGATGTGGGATGGCCAGCCCCATGAAACTGACGCGGTCGTCGTCTGGCGCATCGTAAATGGGCGGATTGCTGAAGCCTGGGACATTCCCTCCGTCCATACAAAACACCTGCAGACAGCAACCTGA
- a CDS encoding sterol desaturase yields the protein MGWIRLFVAAGLLLLIGDFVATFCYHVPQHVFGKFHTIVHHSPNRSFIRYAIRNRQPIALIDGFLSAFPYFVALPLLWHISPWGVGLGLILAELHVIWRHQFSPHYRTPGWLLKGCQVLGITTPERHWIHHRYAYRAFGDIFSFYGKPAELWLKYLRWAKQQWRTRPRTAR from the coding sequence ATGGGCTGGATTCGGCTGTTCGTCGCTGCTGGACTATTGCTGCTAATCGGAGATTTTGTCGCTACTTTTTGTTATCACGTACCGCAGCACGTTTTTGGAAAATTCCACACGATTGTTCATCACAGCCCTAATCGCAGTTTTATTCGGTACGCCATCCGAAATCGACAACCGATCGCCCTTATTGATGGATTTCTGAGCGCATTCCCCTATTTTGTCGCGCTCCCCTTGCTGTGGCATATCTCACCTTGGGGAGTCGGCTTAGGGCTCATTTTGGCTGAGCTACATGTGATTTGGCGGCACCAGTTTTCTCCACATTACAGAACCCCTGGGTGGTTGCTAAAGGGATGCCAGGTGTTGGGGATTACCACTCCAGAGCGTCATTGGATTCACCATCGCTATGCCTATCGCGCCTTCGGAGACATTTTTAGCTTTTATGGCAAGCCTGCCGAACTCTGGCTCAAGTACTTACGATGGGCCAAGCAACAGTGGCGAACGCGGCCCCGTACGGCACGTTAA